In the genome of Leucobacter luti, one region contains:
- the rsfS gene encoding ribosome silencing factor: MAVRAADEKGAVAPVALEVTEHFGLADAFLIVTGSVERNVQAISDAIEDELNEAGVRTIRREGRESGRWVLLDFGDILVHVFHQEERDFYQLERLWQDCPVIDISAMIETPAVATAPVSINE; encoded by the coding sequence TTGGCGGTTCGCGCTGCCGATGAAAAAGGCGCAGTCGCACCCGTCGCGCTCGAAGTTACTGAGCACTTCGGCCTCGCTGACGCGTTCCTGATCGTTACTGGCAGCGTTGAGCGCAATGTCCAGGCGATCTCGGACGCCATCGAGGATGAGCTCAACGAAGCCGGGGTGCGCACGATCCGCCGCGAAGGGCGCGAAAGTGGCCGCTGGGTGTTGCTCGACTTCGGTGACATCCTCGTGCACGTCTTCCACCAGGAAGAACGTGACTTCTACCAGCTTGAGCGGCTCTGGCAGGACTGCCCGGTCATTGATATTTCTGCCATGATCGAGACCCCAGCGGTGGCAACCGCCCCCGTCTCGATCAACGAATAA
- the nadD gene encoding nicotinate-nucleotide adenylyltransferase, with translation MGGTFDPIHHGHLVAASEVAQSFRLDEVIFVPTGRPWQKTNVSPSEHRYLMTVIATASNPRFTVSRVDVDRSGMTYTVDTLRDLRQMYPEAELFFISGADAVEQILSWKDVDKLWELAHFIAVSRPGHELSLSGLSGEHVSLLEVPALAISSTDCRARVARGYPVWYLVPDGVVQYIAKHELYTEEATEDE, from the coding sequence ATGGGCGGAACGTTTGATCCGATCCATCACGGACACCTCGTCGCGGCAAGTGAAGTCGCACAGAGCTTTCGGCTCGACGAGGTCATTTTCGTGCCAACTGGGCGGCCGTGGCAAAAGACCAATGTGTCGCCCAGTGAGCATCGATACCTGATGACGGTGATCGCGACGGCATCGAACCCGCGATTCACCGTGAGTCGCGTGGACGTCGACCGCTCCGGAATGACCTACACGGTCGATACGCTCCGCGATCTCAGGCAGATGTATCCCGAAGCCGAGCTGTTCTTTATCTCGGGCGCGGACGCTGTTGAGCAGATTCTGAGTTGGAAAGATGTAGACAAGCTGTGGGAATTGGCCCACTTCATTGCTGTGTCTCGGCCGGGACATGAGCTCTCGCTTTCAGGATTGTCTGGTGAGCACGTAAGCTTGTTAGAAGTTCCCGCGTTGGCGATCTCGTCAACAGACTGCCGTGCGCGGGTAGCGAGGGGGTATCCGGTGTGGTACCTCGTGCCGGACGGTGTCGTGCAGTACATTGCAAAGCACGAGCTGTACACCGAGGAAGCGACTGAGGATGAGTGA
- a CDS encoding glutamate-5-semialdehyde dehydrogenase: protein MTNADPFLAQLERARVAAKSLATVTTAQKNAALEAIAAALESSVPEIVAENAKDLALGAQNGIGDGLLDRLRLDETRLFGLAAAVRTVIALPDPVGEVLRGSTLANGIRINQVRVPFGVVGAIYEARPNVTIDIAALALKSGNGAVLRGGTAAENSNRVLVNLIQRALSSVGLDGDAVQTIDEFGREGASRLMRARGYIDVLIPRGSAGLISTVVQESTVPVIETGSGIVHVFVDATADEEMAAAIVTNSKTHRPSVCNAAETLLVHRDAAARMLPRLARELQESGVALSGDGAARASLDGIAEADDETWATEHLALEMGIRVVDSLDEAIAHIARYSTHHTESIVTQDYANAERFLAEVDSGVVMVNTSTRFTDGGEFGFGAEVGISTQKLHARGPMGLAELTSTKWLVRGGGQIR, encoded by the coding sequence ATGACCAACGCTGATCCCTTCCTTGCACAGCTTGAGCGCGCCCGGGTGGCCGCCAAGTCGCTCGCGACCGTCACCACCGCGCAGAAAAACGCCGCGCTGGAGGCCATTGCTGCTGCGCTGGAGTCGAGCGTCCCAGAGATTGTGGCGGAAAACGCCAAGGATCTCGCTCTGGGGGCCCAGAACGGAATCGGCGACGGCCTGCTCGACCGCCTGCGGCTCGACGAAACACGCCTCTTTGGGCTGGCGGCAGCCGTGCGCACCGTGATCGCCCTCCCTGATCCAGTTGGGGAGGTGCTGCGAGGTTCAACGCTGGCAAATGGAATCCGCATCAATCAGGTGCGGGTACCGTTTGGCGTCGTCGGAGCAATCTATGAGGCTCGTCCCAATGTCACGATCGACATTGCCGCACTCGCGCTCAAGAGCGGCAACGGGGCGGTGCTGCGTGGGGGCACCGCTGCCGAGAACAGCAACCGGGTACTCGTCAACCTGATCCAGCGCGCACTCTCAAGTGTGGGCTTGGACGGCGACGCCGTGCAGACGATCGACGAGTTCGGACGTGAGGGTGCGTCGCGTTTGATGCGCGCTCGCGGCTACATCGATGTGCTCATCCCGCGGGGGAGCGCCGGCTTGATTTCGACGGTGGTGCAGGAGTCCACGGTGCCGGTCATTGAGACTGGATCGGGCATCGTGCACGTGTTCGTCGATGCGACCGCAGACGAAGAGATGGCGGCCGCGATCGTGACGAATTCGAAGACGCATCGGCCGAGCGTGTGCAATGCAGCAGAAACGCTGCTCGTGCACCGGGATGCGGCAGCGCGCATGCTGCCACGACTCGCCCGAGAACTGCAGGAATCCGGTGTGGCCCTCAGCGGAGACGGCGCCGCTCGCGCAAGCCTTGACGGGATCGCCGAGGCAGATGACGAGACCTGGGCGACCGAACACCTTGCGCTCGAGATGGGGATCCGTGTGGTGGACTCACTCGATGAAGCGATTGCCCACATCGCGCGATACTCCACCCATCACACGGAGTCGATTGTGACGCAGGACTACGCGAATGCCGAGCGCTTCCTCGCAGAAGTGGATTCTGGGGTGGTGATGGTGAATACCTCGACCCGCTTCACAGACGGTGGCGAATTCGGATTTGGTGCCGAGGTCGGAATCTCGACGCAGAAGCTGCACGCCCGCGGCCCGATGGGGCTCGCTGAACTGACGAGCACCAAGTGGCTGGTGCGTGGCGGCGGGCAGATCCGCTAA
- the proB gene encoding glutamate 5-kinase: MSVGDELLGARRVVVKVGSSSVSGDNAAQIPTLVSSLARLHAAGAEVILVSSGAIATGVPFLDLAARPDDLATQQAAAAVGQNILVNRYQRSLSSHEIIAGQVLLTAHDMENPTHRGNAKRAIERLLQLGILPIINENDTVATHEIRFGDNDRLAALVARLIGADRLVLLSDVDALYTAPPTVVGAERIPHVPYGDALDGIEIGAVQSGWGTGGAATKVEAARLAADAGTHVLLTETKLFPAVLDGATHGTRFDGRPDPA; the protein is encoded by the coding sequence GTGAGCGTCGGGGACGAACTCCTCGGCGCACGACGGGTCGTCGTCAAAGTCGGCTCTTCTTCGGTCAGCGGCGACAACGCCGCCCAGATCCCGACTCTGGTCTCATCGCTCGCACGCCTGCACGCTGCCGGAGCCGAGGTGATTCTCGTCTCGAGCGGGGCGATCGCCACCGGAGTTCCGTTTCTTGATCTTGCGGCCAGGCCTGATGACCTCGCGACACAGCAGGCTGCTGCCGCGGTCGGCCAGAACATTCTGGTCAATCGCTACCAGCGTTCGCTGAGTAGCCACGAGATCATCGCAGGGCAGGTGCTCCTCACGGCGCACGATATGGAGAACCCGACGCACCGTGGGAACGCGAAGCGGGCGATCGAACGACTGCTGCAGCTCGGAATTCTCCCGATTATCAACGAGAACGACACCGTCGCCACCCACGAGATCCGCTTTGGCGACAATGATCGCCTTGCGGCTCTCGTCGCGCGGCTGATCGGAGCGGACCGGCTCGTGCTGCTTTCAGACGTTGACGCGCTGTACACGGCACCTCCGACGGTGGTCGGCGCGGAGCGAATCCCGCACGTCCCCTATGGGGATGCGCTCGACGGAATCGAAATTGGGGCAGTGCAATCAGGCTGGGGCACGGGAGGTGCCGCCACAAAAGTTGAGGCCGCACGGCTCGCTGCGGACGCCGGTACGCATGTGCTGCTCACAGAGACGAAGCTGTTCCCCGCTGTCCTTGATGGGGCGACGCACGGAACCCGCTTCGACGGGCGGCCGGATCCTGCGTAG
- the obgE gene encoding GTPase ObgE, with amino-acid sequence MVTFVDQVQVHLQAGRGGNGCVSTRREKFKPLAGPDGGAGGNGGDIVIVADPQVTTLLEYHRRPHLTAENGGYGAGGYRAGTNGEELILSVPIGTVVKDSAGETLIDMTEPGMRYIAAKGGLGGLGNNALSSAKRVAPGFALLGTEGWAGSLTLELKTIADVAFVGYPSAGKSSLIAAMSAAKPKIADYPFTTLHPNLGVVQAGEARFTVADVPGLIEGASEGKGLGLDFLRHVERCSALLHVLDCATLESDRDPLSDLDVIRAELGAYPVPEGQTPLLERPQFVALNKIDVPEARELAEFVRPELEALGYRVFLISTVSHEGLRELGYALGELVEETRAKQLAETPEQPRIVLKPRAVNDGGFRIVTEGGTYGTIFRILGEKPERWVAQTDFTNDEAVGYLADRLQKLRIDDALVKAGAVAGSAVVIGPGAGVVFDWEPTLTSAAEVQMGARGSDARFEATPRRTNKERRDEYHGMMDAKAEARAQLERERESGMWSEES; translated from the coding sequence ATGGTGACATTCGTTGACCAGGTGCAGGTGCACCTCCAGGCCGGACGAGGCGGGAACGGGTGTGTATCGACCCGGCGTGAGAAGTTCAAGCCGCTCGCGGGCCCCGACGGTGGTGCTGGAGGCAACGGTGGCGACATTGTGATCGTTGCTGATCCGCAGGTCACCACGCTGCTGGAGTACCACCGCCGCCCGCACCTTACGGCTGAAAACGGTGGCTACGGTGCAGGCGGGTACCGCGCAGGGACGAACGGTGAGGAGTTGATCCTCTCAGTTCCGATCGGCACAGTGGTGAAGGATTCGGCGGGGGAGACCCTGATCGATATGACCGAGCCCGGCATGCGCTATATCGCGGCCAAGGGCGGCTTGGGTGGCCTCGGGAACAACGCGCTCTCGAGCGCAAAGCGTGTAGCCCCCGGGTTTGCACTGCTCGGCACTGAAGGCTGGGCCGGTTCTCTGACGCTGGAATTGAAGACGATCGCCGATGTTGCGTTCGTCGGCTACCCGTCCGCCGGGAAATCGAGTTTGATCGCGGCGATGAGCGCGGCCAAGCCGAAGATCGCCGACTACCCATTCACCACGCTGCACCCCAATCTCGGTGTCGTTCAAGCGGGCGAGGCACGGTTCACCGTCGCTGACGTTCCCGGGCTCATCGAGGGCGCGAGTGAGGGTAAGGGGCTCGGACTCGACTTCCTGCGCCATGTTGAGCGTTGCAGCGCGCTGTTGCACGTACTCGACTGTGCGACGCTCGAATCGGATCGGGATCCGCTCTCAGATCTTGACGTCATCCGCGCAGAGCTGGGCGCTTACCCCGTTCCCGAGGGCCAGACACCGCTGCTCGAGCGGCCTCAGTTTGTGGCCCTCAACAAGATCGACGTGCCCGAAGCGCGTGAGCTCGCGGAGTTTGTTCGCCCCGAACTCGAAGCGCTTGGCTACCGTGTGTTCTTGATCTCGACTGTCTCACATGAGGGGCTCCGTGAGCTGGGCTATGCACTCGGTGAACTCGTTGAGGAAACACGGGCGAAGCAACTGGCTGAGACACCAGAGCAGCCGCGCATTGTGCTGAAGCCGCGCGCCGTGAACGATGGCGGATTCCGCATTGTCACGGAGGGTGGCACCTACGGAACGATCTTCCGGATCCTGGGTGAGAAGCCTGAACGGTGGGTGGCGCAGACTGACTTTACGAACGACGAGGCCGTGGGCTACCTCGCTGATCGTCTGCAGAAACTCCGCATCGACGACGCACTCGTCAAGGCTGGTGCCGTGGCCGGATCTGCTGTGGTGATCGGGCCGGGCGCAGGCGTCGTGTTCGACTGGGAGCCGACTCTCACGAGCGCTGCCGAGGTACAGATGGGTGCGCGCGGATCGGACGCTCGGTTCGAGGCGACTCCACGTCGCACGAACAAAGAGCGCCGTGACGAGTATCACGGCATGATGGACGCGAAGGCTGAAGCTCGCGCTCAGCTCGAACGAGAGCGGGAATCGGGGATGTGGAGCGAAGAGTCGTGA
- the rpmA gene encoding 50S ribosomal protein L27, with translation MAHKKGASSTRNGRDSNAQRLGVKRFGGQQVNAGEIIVRQRGTHFHPGVNVGRGKDDTLFALSAGEVEFGAKGGRKVVNIVSAA, from the coding sequence ATGGCACATAAGAAGGGCGCCAGCTCCACCCGCAACGGCCGCGACTCGAACGCGCAGCGCCTCGGCGTGAAGCGTTTCGGTGGCCAGCAGGTCAACGCAGGCGAAATCATCGTGCGTCAGCGCGGAACCCACTTCCACCCCGGCGTCAACGTCGGCCGCGGCAAGGACGACACACTGTTCGCCCTTTCGGCGGGCGAAGTCGAGTTCGGCGCGAAGGGCGGCCGCAAGGTCGTCAACATCGTTTCCGCAGCCTAA
- the rplU gene encoding 50S ribosomal protein L21, producing the protein MVYAVVRTSGRQEKVEVGSIITVNRVAGDAKGKLELPAVLLVDGEKVTTDAAALAKVKVTAEVLDDLRGPKIVIQRYKNKTGYKSRQGHRQDLTRLKVTGIK; encoded by the coding sequence GTGGTTTACGCAGTAGTGCGCACAAGCGGCCGTCAGGAGAAGGTCGAGGTCGGCTCGATCATTACCGTCAATCGCGTTGCAGGTGACGCAAAGGGCAAGCTTGAGCTTCCCGCCGTCCTGCTCGTTGATGGCGAGAAGGTCACGACCGACGCGGCAGCGCTCGCCAAGGTGAAGGTCACGGCAGAGGTCCTCGATGATCTCCGCGGACCGAAGATCGTGATCCAGCGATACAAGAACAAGACCGGTTACAAGAGCCGCCAGGGGCACCGTCAGGATCTGACGCGCCTCAAGGTCACCGGCATCAAGTAA
- a CDS encoding Rne/Rng family ribonuclease translates to MVKQTTSEPNEEPQRDAGSEAPEEVGAGIAPATQADETPTELTDVVPDAAADSDEATADAADAGVEAPADVTQDAADASAAPESPQASAHPQLVLPLADMSPQERFRATTRLIFLAPDVPPVPPRPRRSELRPSELRQLDDILDQHMQPEVEQEEREQRSENRRTRRRSGGSEQQHSEDEAPRRPLRQAPLITEPQKVKGSTRLEAKKQRRRDGRDAGRRRMVITESEFLARRESVDREMIVRTTADRVQIGVLEDKVLVEHYVARSSESSLIGNVYLGRVQNVLPSMEAAFVDIGRGRNAVLYSGEVDWSEFEGGNTARKIENALKPGDQILVQVTKDPVGHKGARLTSQISLPGRFLVYVPGGAMNGISRKLPDTERARLKKILKEVLPTGAGVIVRTAAEGATEDQLTHDVQRLTRQWESIQKRVAKGGGPVLLHSEPDMLIKIVRDVFNEDFQRLLISGEDTYTVIENYLSQVAPDLLPRVERFTGERDVFDEYRVTEQIAKALDRKVWLPSGGSLVIDRTEAMTVVDVNTGKFVGSGGNLEETVTKNNLEAAEEIVRQLRLRDIGGIIVVDFIDMVLESNRDLVLRRMVECLSRDRTKHQVAEVTSLGLVQMTRKKLGLGLLESFSEPCDVCAGRGVIVHHEPVTKHRSEAPVRSSKRSGRNGQQQHQQTPQPQQHHQDAKTAAQTHAISDGAKNMLAQVAASTIPASKHEEDSERHVSEPEQPAQQQRGQRATGRVPARSARNVEAEHDAGSSFTAPVQHAQPASGGNLLDSVLNALPDAPSAGTGRARNRRVSTAPLRTGNDARPDDAQAAQLALAEALEATVRRKEHEEE, encoded by the coding sequence ATGGTGAAGCAGACCACATCAGAACCGAACGAAGAGCCGCAGCGCGATGCGGGCTCAGAAGCGCCCGAGGAGGTCGGGGCGGGAATCGCTCCGGCAACGCAGGCGGACGAGACACCGACCGAGTTGACGGACGTCGTCCCCGACGCAGCTGCCGACTCGGATGAAGCCACAGCGGACGCAGCTGACGCGGGTGTTGAGGCGCCCGCCGATGTGACTCAGGATGCAGCCGATGCCTCGGCCGCACCAGAGAGTCCTCAGGCGTCGGCTCATCCGCAGCTCGTGTTGCCGCTCGCCGACATGTCGCCGCAGGAACGTTTCCGTGCGACGACCCGGCTGATCTTTCTCGCGCCTGACGTGCCGCCGGTTCCACCGCGCCCCCGCCGCAGCGAGCTCCGCCCCAGCGAGCTGCGTCAGCTCGACGACATTCTCGACCAGCACATGCAGCCAGAGGTCGAGCAGGAAGAACGCGAGCAGCGCTCTGAGAATCGCCGCACCCGCCGTCGTAGCGGTGGCAGCGAGCAGCAGCACTCCGAGGACGAGGCTCCTCGCCGCCCGCTCCGCCAGGCGCCGCTGATCACCGAGCCCCAGAAGGTGAAGGGCTCGACGCGTCTCGAAGCGAAGAAGCAGCGTCGCCGTGACGGCCGCGATGCCGGCCGCCGCCGTATGGTGATCACGGAATCCGAGTTTCTCGCGCGCCGTGAATCAGTCGACCGCGAGATGATCGTTCGCACCACGGCGGATCGCGTGCAGATCGGTGTGCTCGAGGACAAAGTTCTTGTTGAGCACTACGTGGCACGCTCGAGCGAAAGCTCGCTCATTGGCAACGTCTACCTTGGTCGCGTGCAGAACGTGCTCCCGAGCATGGAAGCGGCCTTCGTTGATATCGGCCGAGGACGCAACGCCGTGCTGTACTCCGGCGAGGTGGACTGGTCTGAATTCGAGGGCGGCAACACCGCACGCAAGATCGAGAATGCGCTCAAGCCGGGCGATCAGATTCTCGTGCAGGTCACGAAAGATCCCGTGGGCCACAAGGGTGCGAGGCTCACGAGCCAGATCTCGCTGCCAGGTCGCTTCCTGGTTTACGTGCCCGGTGGGGCCATGAACGGGATCTCGCGCAAACTGCCCGATACCGAGCGTGCGCGCCTGAAGAAGATCCTCAAAGAGGTGCTCCCTACCGGCGCAGGCGTGATCGTCCGCACCGCGGCCGAAGGAGCCACCGAGGATCAGCTCACGCACGATGTGCAGCGTTTGACCCGTCAGTGGGAATCGATCCAGAAGCGTGTTGCGAAGGGTGGCGGGCCCGTTCTGCTGCACTCCGAGCCAGACATGCTGATCAAGATCGTGCGAGACGTCTTCAACGAAGACTTCCAGCGCCTGTTGATCTCGGGCGAGGACACCTACACGGTGATCGAGAACTACCTGTCGCAGGTCGCCCCAGATCTGTTGCCGCGCGTCGAGCGCTTCACCGGTGAGCGGGACGTGTTCGACGAGTATCGCGTCACGGAGCAGATCGCCAAGGCGCTCGATCGCAAGGTCTGGCTTCCCTCTGGCGGATCGCTCGTGATCGACCGCACCGAGGCCATGACCGTGGTCGACGTGAACACCGGGAAGTTCGTTGGCTCGGGCGGTAACCTCGAGGAGACGGTGACGAAGAACAACCTGGAGGCCGCCGAGGAGATCGTGCGTCAGCTTCGGCTACGCGACATCGGTGGCATCATCGTCGTCGACTTCATCGACATGGTGCTCGAATCGAATCGGGACCTTGTGCTTCGCCGCATGGTGGAGTGCCTGAGCCGTGATCGTACGAAGCATCAGGTCGCCGAGGTGACCTCGCTCGGCCTCGTGCAGATGACCCGTAAGAAGCTGGGTCTGGGGCTGCTTGAATCGTTCAGTGAGCCGTGCGACGTGTGCGCGGGCCGCGGTGTCATCGTGCACCATGAGCCCGTGACGAAGCATCGCAGCGAAGCACCGGTTCGGAGTTCAAAGCGCAGCGGTCGCAATGGCCAGCAGCAGCATCAGCAGACCCCGCAGCCGCAGCAGCACCATCAGGACGCAAAGACTGCGGCGCAGACGCACGCGATTTCTGATGGCGCGAAGAATATGCTCGCTCAGGTTGCAGCTTCTACGATCCCGGCCTCGAAACACGAGGAAGATTCCGAACGCCACGTGTCCGAGCCTGAGCAGCCGGCGCAGCAGCAGCGCGGCCAGCGCGCCACGGGCCGAGTTCCTGCCCGCTCAGCGCGGAACGTCGAAGCTGAGCATGACGCGGGTTCATCATTCACAGCTCCCGTGCAGCACGCACAGCCGGCGTCGGGCGGAAACCTGCTCGATTCTGTGCTGAATGCGCTGCCCGACGCCCCGAGCGCGGGAACCGGACGGGCGCGGAATCGCCGCGTCTCAACGGCTCCGCTGCGTACCGGGAACGATGCGCGTCCCGATGACGCCCAGGCGGCGCAGCTCGCGCTCGCCGAGGCGCTGGAGGCGACGGTGCGTCGCAAGGAGCACGAAGAAGAGTGA
- a CDS encoding vitamin K epoxide reductase family protein — protein MSTEPRVASRPVGFAIFTIIAGAIGLFASWELLTEYIKTLQQPGYVPNCAVSILVTCGPNMGSWQGSVFGFSNTIIGVAAFMAPIFVGVALLAGATFAPWFWRVYQLGLLGGFVFICWLFTQSVFSLGTLCPWCMVVWSVMIPLWWFTAFRPYAVGDIPVSERARSVFTQLSSWTWVIVLLVVLVLAFIAQIQLDWLAEFSRA, from the coding sequence ATGAGCACTGAACCCCGCGTCGCATCGCGCCCAGTCGGCTTTGCCATCTTCACCATCATTGCTGGCGCGATCGGTCTATTCGCGTCCTGGGAGCTCCTCACGGAGTACATCAAGACGCTGCAGCAACCGGGGTACGTGCCCAACTGTGCAGTCAGCATTCTCGTGACGTGCGGCCCCAACATGGGCTCGTGGCAGGGCTCGGTGTTTGGGTTCAGCAACACCATCATTGGCGTCGCTGCTTTCATGGCTCCGATCTTCGTGGGCGTCGCGCTCCTCGCAGGGGCAACATTCGCGCCGTGGTTCTGGCGGGTCTACCAGCTCGGTCTGCTCGGCGGATTCGTGTTCATTTGCTGGCTGTTTACGCAGAGCGTGTTCTCCCTCGGTACGCTGTGCCCCTGGTGCATGGTGGTGTGGTCAGTCATGATCCCACTGTGGTGGTTCACTGCGTTCCGCCCCTACGCCGTCGGAGACATTCCGGTGTCCGAGCGTGCGCGGAGCGTGTTCACGCAGCTCTCGTCGTGGACCTGGGTGATCGTGCTCCTGGTCGTACTCGTGCTTGCGTTCATCGCGCAGATCCAGCTCGACTGGCTCGCGGAGTTCTCTCGCGCGTAG
- the coaE gene encoding dephospho-CoA kinase: MKVIGLTGGIASGKSTIGRRLESLGAIRIDADQLARDAVAPGSPGLACVVSRFGADRVLDERGELDRAALGTIVFEDPEALAALNQIVHPEVRRLYERALADASAQSGDAVVVYEIPLLVEAAREMEFDLVVVADAPADLRVERLVQLRGMAETDARSRIANQASDAERRAVADVLIDTSESEAHTLAQVDALWARLVGD, encoded by the coding sequence ATGAAGGTGATCGGGCTCACCGGGGGCATTGCCTCTGGGAAATCAACTATCGGACGCAGGCTCGAGTCGCTCGGCGCGATCCGGATTGATGCGGATCAGCTCGCGCGCGACGCTGTCGCTCCTGGCTCTCCCGGCTTGGCATGCGTAGTGTCTCGGTTCGGAGCTGATCGAGTGCTCGACGAGCGCGGTGAGCTGGATCGCGCCGCACTGGGAACCATCGTGTTTGAGGATCCGGAGGCTCTCGCGGCCCTCAACCAGATTGTGCACCCTGAGGTGCGGCGGCTCTACGAGCGCGCGCTCGCTGACGCCAGCGCGCAATCGGGAGATGCCGTCGTGGTCTACGAGATTCCGCTGCTTGTTGAAGCCGCGCGGGAGATGGAATTCGACCTTGTCGTCGTCGCCGATGCTCCCGCGGACCTGCGTGTCGAGCGGCTCGTGCAGTTGCGAGGTATGGCGGAGACAGACGCTCGGAGCCGAATCGCCAATCAGGCGAGCGACGCCGAGCGCCGGGCGGTTGCTGACGTGCTCATCGACACCTCTGAGAGCGAAGCGCACACACTTGCGCAGGTCGACGCGCTCTGGGCGCGGCTCGTGGGGGACTGA
- a CDS encoding DUF4126 domain-containing protein, whose product MLELVTGATLAVSAGLNAYIPLLGLGLLSRFTDVVQLPAGWSWLENGWALGILGVLLLIEVLVDKVPALDTVNDVLQTVVRPASGGMVFAAGSASDTFAVPDPASFVTSAQFWPFVLGIAIALVPHLLKTIARPVLNALSAGAGAAVVSFFEDVGAMLLTVLAVIVPLVALAGVALILVLLIRRLSRGLRERAAQRAMPISPPV is encoded by the coding sequence ATGCTCGAACTCGTGACCGGCGCAACACTCGCGGTGTCCGCAGGGCTGAATGCCTATATTCCACTCCTGGGTCTCGGGCTCCTCTCCCGGTTCACCGACGTGGTCCAACTCCCAGCGGGATGGTCCTGGCTTGAGAACGGGTGGGCACTCGGGATCCTGGGTGTGCTGCTCCTCATCGAAGTGCTCGTCGACAAGGTGCCTGCCCTCGACACGGTGAATGACGTGCTGCAAACGGTGGTCCGCCCGGCCTCTGGTGGCATGGTCTTCGCGGCAGGATCCGCGAGCGACACCTTTGCTGTTCCGGATCCGGCGAGCTTCGTCACCTCAGCCCAGTTCTGGCCGTTCGTGCTTGGCATCGCAATCGCGCTCGTGCCGCACCTGCTCAAAACGATTGCCCGACCGGTGCTGAACGCGCTGAGTGCCGGCGCCGGCGCCGCAGTTGTGAGCTTCTTCGAAGACGTCGGGGCGATGCTGCTGACCGTGCTTGCTGTGATCGTGCCGCTTGTCGCACTCGCCGGTGTGGCACTCATTCTCGTGCTGCTCATCCGCCGCCTGAGTCGCGGGCTCCGAGAGCGTGCCGCCCAGCGCGCCATGCCGATCTCGCCCCCTGTCTAG